Below is a genomic region from Erigeron canadensis isolate Cc75 chromosome 7, C_canadensis_v1, whole genome shotgun sequence.
GACAATTTCGTGATAAGATACAAATTAGGATATGGAGAAGGGGTGGCAGAGCGGTTGATAGAGAAACTGCGGAACATTTATTTGAAGTGATTAATTCGAGAGAAGATGTGTTAAGGAGATTAATTAGGCGGTGTGCTTATTTGAAATACGTTGAAGCAAGATTAGGTGATCGGGTTctttatgctgatgagattttGAAAGATGGGTTTTGTTTGAATATGATTGATACGCCACTTTGTCCTATGAAAGTTGTGACTAATTTGCAAGAGGCGGTTTGGGATGCGGATGTTGTGGTAAATGGTGTGCCATCAACGGACACGCGTGAGGTTTTTGAAGAGATTGGTAAGTATTGGAAAGAGAGGTTAACCATGCCTATAATTGTGTCGTTGTCAAAGGGTATAGAGGCTGCTTTGGATCCTGTTCCACATATTATTACTCCAACACAAATGATCCACCGGGCAAGTAAGCATGTTTTACCTTGTGATTACTTTTTGCTATAATTGTGTGAATCACCAGGGCTCATGGTTTCATGAGTATTTTGTGCTCATGACCTGAACATATGATCTTAGAGTCACGAAAGGAGTATGTTATACCTACAATCCTACATATATAATTGCCTACTATATGTGCTAATTTAAGCACCGTTTTCTTATAGGCATATTTGTAGGCTTGCCAATTTAGTCGCATATATATTTACTCTTTGATCCATAAGTATCATCAGTTTAGGGATAAATCCATGGAAAATTAGAGTATGATGGATGAAAAGTATCAAATTCGGAGTGCTTAGATTAGCAATTTGAATGGATAATTGATTATTGCAACTTTTTATCACAATAATCATTTCTTAATGTTTAGAAAAACATATTCAGCTCTGATTATCTGAAAACTTTTGGACCAACTATGAGTTTTGGAATATGAGTTTCATACTAGCTGCAATGCTGCACCAAGACACCTAATAACACATATCCAATCACCCAAAAGAATCAATTAAAAATTTGATGGCTATATGAATTTTGAATTCACCTTCCTTAGCATTAACCCCTGTGTAGACACATTACATAAAGATTTTGTCTAATAAGTTTCAAAATGTAACTATTTTTTCCTTGTAGCTGGAGTACCACTAGATAACATTCTGTATCTTGGTGGTCCAAATATTGCTTCTGAGATCTACAACAAAGAGTATGCCAATGCTCGAATATGTGGCACTGAAAAGTGGAGGCTTCCGCTTGCAAAGTTTTTGAGGCAACCCCATTTCATCGTATGGGACAATAGCGATCTTATCACACACGAAGTAATGGGAGGGTTGAAAAACGTCTATGCAATTGGAGCTGGTAAGATATTCCCGGTTCTTTCTAGTTTCTACTTATGATTACATTTTGCCCCAAATAAAGGTATGAAGAACAATATAGGAGAAGACCAAcccataaaatttttaaatcttcACTCAGGTCCAGAGCTTTTTTGATCTTCTCAGGAATGGTAGCTGCTTTGACCAATGAAAGTGCTACTAGCAAATCGGTGTATTTTGCACATTGTACATCAGAGATGATATTTATCACTCATTTGTTGACAAAAGAGCCCGAAAAACTTGCTGGCCCGTTGCTTGCTGACACCTACGTGACCCTACTGAAAGGGCGTAATGCATGGTATGGTCAAATGATTGCCAAGGGAGAACTGAGCTTGGATATGGGTGACAGCATCAGTGGCAAGGGAATGATCCAGGTAATAATATTACTCTCGGCATACAAAATTAATTTAACATTTTCTCTACATGTTtctctttatttaaaaaatacaaaaacctTTTTACCCTGTGATAATCACTATTTGCAAGATCAAGATTGCTGAGGTTCGCATCTTGTGGTAGTATAACAGGCGGGTTGGGTAAGGGGCCAAAACAGGTCAGGTTGGGAGACATGGAAGGACTTATCATTAAGTACTCCTTATATAGTTTATAAGTAACCGATGTGTTGAAATTTGATTCAAAAAACAGTATGATTACaataatatgttaaaatttgCTCTAATAGTCATATTATGAGGTTCTCAGCCTTTAAAACACATGTTAGATGACTTATGACCTGCTTCCTTTTTAGTTGAATCTTTTCTCTTAGGCCCATAGcccatttaaatatttatagatTTAAATTGACCGATGTATATGGGGGTCGAAATTAGTTGTAAATGTCTAACTTCCATAGGTTTTCATTTCAGGGAGTATCTGCAGTAGGAGCATTTTTCGAACTTTTGAGTCAACCAAGCTTAAGCATTTTACATCCAAATGAAAACAAACCCATTGCACCTGTCGAGCTATGCCCGATCCTTAAGATACTGTACAAAATACTCATAAAGCGGTAATGTTTTTTCTTCtacttatataacttttatatgcCTAAAAGAACTATTTTATCAATACAAAAAATGGATATTTATAGTTACAAATATTTGTCAGGGAACAAGATCCACGAGCAATTGTTCAGGCACTAAGAGATGAAAACTTGAACGATCCCCGTGAGAGAATTGAGATTGCTCAAAGCCATGCATTCTACAAACCTTCACTTCTCGGCCAGCCTTGAGCAGAGTTTATTGACAAATGATAATTTCTGTAAGGTTCTTGTGTAAAAGGATATATATTGCCAACTTATTGGGAAATTCATATGTAGCTTAAGAAACTTCGAATTATTAAATTTCCAGAAGTAAAATGTTAACTGATTTTTGCAGAACGCGTATACCGTTTTGTAGATGTTAGTTTAAGCTCTTCTATTATCTTTTAGTTCATTGAATTATAATCTTCAGATGATCAAACTTTTTCTTCCTCATCTTTTTCTTCAAACTTATACTGAGTACTAATCTTTACAGCAAACGCCGACCTATATCTTTTTATTGCATTTCATATGCAAAAAAACAATGAGATTGGTAAAGCGGATAGTTTCGGCTGCTGAGATGCTAATCGAAACAATGATCCTATCACAACAATGGTTATGTCATATTTGGTAAGAGCTCTTCTTGGCAAAATATGCAATGAGTGATGCCAGAATGTGTAAAGAACAATTTGTTACCTAGCGATTATCGAAATGAGTGTTTTTGCAAATGCATCTGGCTTGCTCAAAACAAATTGCATCCGGTGATCGATAACCCAGGATTGTCCTTAGATATAAAGCTAATTGAATACTTACATATATCCCTGTTTTGGGTTTACAATTTTCTACAATCTATCCCTTCTCAGTTGAGAAACAACTGACATTTCCACAAACCAAAGGGTTGTTGATTTTAACGAAAGATCAATAAGTAGTAGATTCAAGTGTAACTAAGCcgttttcaaaaagaaaagaaaaataaaagtttttagtGAAGtctatttcattaaaaaaataataaaaacaaaaactaaacagGTCAATTGGTCAAGTTTTCTCCATTCATTTTATACCTCAGAAAGCAAGAATTTGACTTAGATGTGTGCGACCAAACTAGTTTATCTCGTTTACTTGACCATCCAAGAATGTTATCTAGTGAGATTCTACACACGGGACCTCTTGTGAGGACATTGGCTCTCCGGTCTTATGACCACTGAGCTACTTAAGTGTGGTTTAGACTACATATTATAAAATCATAATGTTGTGTTTATCAAATACTTGAAATTGATTATTCACTTTAAACCTATATCTAAATAGTTGATACCCATCAGGAAACCAATTCTCAACATAACCAGCTTAAAGTTTATAGGAGTCGCACTTCTTCCTTCAAAATCTTAATCATCTTACATCTTAAATATTTACACAGAGGAAACATCATATGAACCACACGAAGATTTACATATTCTACCAGCAGTAATAGTTATAGGATACAATACCAAGGATTACATAATCGAAGTTTTACCTATTAGATCAACCACATTGTAATCATATAGATTTATAATGCTACACATTTCAAAGTATACATAAACCaatccattttgacccgttaccagCTCTGCTCAGTCAGACTTTACATATTTCGTCAACTCTAACATTGAGTTCTTGTATGAAAAATGAATTATCCTCCCAAAACTTAATAGTTGACATGTGTAACCCACTCATAATACTCATCATCTCATTTCTTAAATTTTCTGTTTCTCTTGAtctcatacttagaaaatttattCGGAGGCTATATCAATACTCTGTATGTATAAATGGCTAAACCTTGAAATAAACCCAAAAAACACGAATTACAATCATGATGACCTATCACCATTAGTGATTCCATTAGCAGACAAAAGCGCCAAAATACCAGAGAAGCTTGATGAATTTTTCATCGACAAAAATCAGAGCATTCAAAGCTACATCCAGATGCCAACTAGGGATGGCAGTGTATAGTACTAGTCATTGTAAGGGAAACAGCCTAATATGGACAACTAGGACTTTATATGGAATTTAGCATATCAATTGTAGTACTAATTCATTGTTTCAGTTATACGGCCGTATGTATAAGTACTTGCAGAAAAGATGGTTATTGGTTAAATTGTATAAAACGTCAAGCAGCAATATCTATGGTGCACCCTTTATCTGCAAAACTGTCTCGTTTCTTTTTACTTTCCTTTTGCCTGCATGTAGATACAAATCATTTGTTAAAAAAACTGTAGGTAGGTGAAAAGACAGCAAAATACAACAAAAAGTGgtaatttcaacccatttactaaTCACTGGAGTTATATGGATTAAGTTTTATCGCTATTGggtagataaatataaaataaagtcaAGCTAAAAAGATGACAGGATGAACGAGTTTGAAAGTTGCCCAAAGTGTTCATATAAAGCAGGCAATATCTTGAAAATGAATCACTACACTTTACCATAATCATACCTGAcacttaaacttttttattttaggttATCGTGTTATTCATGCCAACTAATCAACTAGCTATGTTTACATGGCGACAAAAACTCGAACCACTTATAGTGGTCCAAAACGAAAACTGGTGTGGTTATAAAATTGttgtcatttttatttaatttcttgCACTGGCCATGCTTTGAACCTTGGACCTTCCATTCAGCAAATTTTTGCATCACAGTTTTGATAACCACTTTGATAAATGACAACCCTGGGTGGTTATTTGACATTTGATAATGTACAAAATGAatctctttaaaaaaaaaaattaaaattgaaaaagggaaaaaaaaaaaaaaggtttcatTGAAATCCAACCTGACCCACTTAAATCAGCACTAAATAAAATTACCCattttgatgttttaacttttaacaataaaattaaCTCATTCTGTCCAGTTTTGCCACTTctaatgtaatttaataatgAATCCTACTCTAAGAGAGGGGAAATAAACTTAAGTGTGAGATGGGACTTGCCACATACCGTTAGTCACCTTGATTCCGAGTATGCTTGCAATCTCTGCTTTGCGAAGCTTATAGACACCTTTAATTTTATGTTGCCTGGCAATGTCCTTCAATTCATCTACGGTGTAGTCATCCATATCATGCCGGTCAACCACATCTAGTCCAAGGATGCACAATGGTATAGGTTCTTTATGAAGGCATGGTGAACTTTCCCTTGCCAAAGGTGAACCAAGTCTCTGTCGCCTCTTGTATGTCTTTGCAGAATATTGACTCTCAGAAACTGGGACTATTTGTTTTTGGTGATCTTCTGCATTAGAGTTACTGAGAGGGAAACCCAATTCTCTGTTAAAATTTTGGTTTGCATCAGGTTCTTGAGGTGATTCTACCAAACAAAGGGATGTAGAACCTATGCTTTCCTCGTCAGTCTCGGTCTGGCAAGCAATCATGTCAGTTGAATTACTTTTAGAGATTCATATAAATTATCATAAATCCAGATTTTGATTGAAGAATGCCAATGTAAAACTTGTATAGTTATTAAAACATTACCACATGAGAAGATTTAAAGGGTGGCAAGTTACAAATGCTTTCTGATGTTGATATTGCTTTTATTACTGTACAAGTTAACATTGAAGTAGTTTATTAGTTAACATAGTATAATTTTACAAAGCAGAAAACTTGATAAAATATGTTCAATTTTGCATCACAAAGAACAGGGTTTGCTATAGAGCACAGACATTCTTATCAACGATACTTTTACTTCAACTATGGCAGAACATGTGAAAATTGCTTTGAACTTTGATTTACAAAATAACAAAGACAAAAGATGATGCTAGAGAGAAAGGTAAATAGAACGCAATTGCGTTTTTTGCCCTAACAGATCATATGCaaaacaagtgcactaattaTGGCTTCTAAGTCTTAGCTCAGTATGGTATGCAACTATTTTGAACTATCAGTGTAGTAGTAATTGTCACTAAACTAATATTTTCGGTGGTCCTTATCCAgggatgatttttgtaattacaCTGTAGATATTCAAGACCACAGTTTTAAAAAGGAGCCATAACTTGATTCTGGAACTTAAAGGATACATAACTTAAACTGCAAAGCAAACAATTCTACACTAGGTTTATTAATTTGTTGCATCTGTATGTAAATCTTCCCGAGAAATAAAGAGAACCTACCTGAGACTTCACCATTTGTAGCGGATGTTTCATGCTTGCTTGAATTTCAATGGATTGCTTTTGGTAGTTGCATTCAGGAAACTTATTCTTTATCATATCCTTTGTCATTTCTGGGCTCTTTATCTGAACCATGTTTGATTCTTTGTTCATGCACTCCATTGAGCCTCGGCAACTTTGATTAGAATATTTAGACAAAGGAGTCGGACACTGCATATAAGAATCAACATAATGTCAAAATAAGCATTAACCATTAAACAATAATAAGCAGAAGACGAAAGGTTTTGGGTAAAAAACGCATACATTAAGATATTTAATGATAGAGCTCCGTAATCGTTAATACTTACAGGATAACTTGCATCCTCTGTTTCAACCTTAACTATGGCCTGTGAAATTGAATCTTTCTCAGACGGAGTGATAAAGGCACTTTTGCTCATCTCCATTTGGTTAGAATATATAGAGAAAGGAGTCGGACACTGCATATAAGAATCAACACTAATGTCAAAATAAGCGTTAgccattaaacaataaaaaacaagaagaagaaagattTCGGGTGAACAAAAGCATACATTAAGATATTTAATGATAGAGCTCCATAATCGTTAATACTTACAGGATAACTTGCATCCTCTGTTTCAACCTTAACTATGGCCTGTGAAATTGAATCTTCCTCAAACGGAGTGATAAAGGCTCTTTTTCTCATCTCCATTTGGTTAGCATTAGAATAACTTCCTGTTTGTTTCTTCTTCAGAGACGAATTGGCTGCACTCGCCTAATGGTAGGAGTTTAGAATAATGGTCATATCATCTGCAAACTTTTTACTTTGAAGGAACATAAAGACCACTATCTCTTTTAAGATAAAAGCATTTGATATAGCGATATCTACTAAGAATTTATAGAGTAAAATTAAAATAGCAATATAAAATTAGCCCATTCCTTTACTTAtaatgagaaaaaaatgagACTATTGAAATGAGCATTGTTTCTGATCATAGTGAAGATGTAGCAAAACAAAACATGTTCTTCTATGTTCAAAAAACAACCTAATACATTGATACTGTTTATGAGAACATGCAGGCTAAATGCAAACTGTTAGCATCTATATGTGCATATATCACACTTACATACTACAGAACAGTCATGCTAAATCTGTGTGTTTTCATTGTATTTTGCAAGACAATTCCATCATTTTCCAGACTTTTACTCACCTACATAGGGGTCCTACTCACACGAAAAAGAGATTTGGGGCATTGTCTACTCTAGTTAGGTATTCTTGACCCAAAAAATAAGACCATTAAATGCCAATTATCACTCAACCTCTCGGTGATCTAAACAGAGCTTCTAGGGAGTCACCACAAAAAGCCagttttataacattatatCCTCCTTACTTTCATAAGTAGCAACTCTATAGTTCTGTACGAAAAGTTCATGTACAGGCTTCTAAATACTATTAACATAAGGATATCATAGGAAACTAAACACAAAGACGCAATTAAGGCTAGTGAAACTTTGCGCATTGTGCAGACCAAAACAaacattgatatatatacaaatgttaAGTTCCATATACTACACCTGATGATCTTTCTTTTGTGGTAAACGAAAAAAAAGAGCCTTAAGCATATCATATATGCTTTCAACTGGTTCCTCGGTGGTTGGCAAAACATTTCCGGCACCGGTTTCCAAACTCCTTGTTGAGAAAACAAGGTGATCAAGTTTCGCCCTCAAGGATGTGTAAAACATATCTAAAAACTCTTCATCGGTGCAGGCAAGTTGACTCAATAGGTCCAGAAGCTCTTCTTCAAGTTCAATGATATCTGTATCTGCTTTGCTTATCAAAATCCTTAGCACCTGTATACAACATTTCTCGTTTATAGCCGCCTCTTTTTCCATATCTATAGGTTCAGCATGAAAATGccattagacaaaaaaaaacaattgaagaaaatagagaaaGATAATGAGACAGGTTAATCACCATAAGCAACACTGTATGGAATCAGTGGGTAAATATCCTCAGTTGCTGAAAAAAAATCGCATGAAACCATCAGTACGCAACAATG
It encodes:
- the LOC122606914 gene encoding probable glycerol-3-phosphate dehydrogenase [NAD(+)] 1, cytosolic: MVGNIEVTNPGLYSNGGMSISNGNGLEEKLDEFRRILGKSEGDLLKIVGVGAGAWGSVFVALLQDSYGQFRDKIQIRIWRRGGRAVDRETAEHLFEVINSREDVLRRLIRRCAYLKYVEARLGDRVLYADEILKDGFCLNMIDTPLCPMKVVTNLQEAVWDADVVVNGVPSTDTREVFEEIGKYWKERLTMPIIVSLSKGIEAALDPVPHIITPTQMIHRATGVPLDNILYLGGPNIASEIYNKEYANARICGTEKWRLPLAKFLRQPHFIVWDNSDLITHEVMGGLKNVYAIGAGMVAALTNESATSKSVYFAHCTSEMIFITHLLTKEPEKLAGPLLADTYVTLLKGRNAWYGQMIAKGELSLDMGDSISGKGMIQGVSAVGAFFELLSQPSLSILHPNENKPIAPVELCPILKILYKILIKREQDPRAIVQALRDENLNDPRERIEIAQSHAFYKPSLLGQP
- the LOC122608270 gene encoding uncharacterized protein LOC122608270 gives rise to the protein MEFLDDLWGPPNFEATEDIYPLIPYSVAYDMEKEAAINEKCCIQVLRILISKADTDIIELEEELLDLLSQLACTDEEFLDMFYTSLRAKLDHLVFSTRSLETGAGNVLPTTEEPVESIYDMLKALFFRLPQKKDHQASAANSSLKKKQTGSYSNANQMEMRKRAFITPFEEDSISQAIVKVETEDASYPCPTPFSIYSNQMEMSKSAFITPSEKDSISQAIVKVETEDASYPCPTPLSKYSNQSCRGSMECMNKESNMVQIKSPEMTKDMIKNKFPECNYQKQSIEIQASMKHPLQMVKSQTETDEESIGSTSLCLVESPQEPDANQNFNRELGFPLSNSNAEDHQKQIVPVSESQYSAKTYKRRQRLGSPLARESSPCLHKEPIPLCILGLDVVDRHDMDDYTVDELKDIARQHKIKGVYKLRKAEIASILGIKVTNGKRKVKRNETVLQIKGAP